CCCATACAATTACCatctcactttttaaaattatatataaaactattttattttatgaaaacaaacctttaaattaagatatttttgtGTACGTGAACTCAGGACTCTGTTTAAGCAAATCGCACATTTAAACTATGCAGAACTCAAAGAGTTTAGAAATCAGTGTCATTAAAGTTCCTAGTAAGGTTTCAATACTTCACCATTTCTGAAACCCTGTGTTTTAAATCTACACAGTCTCTGGTATTTTAATGTACAGGAGATTTTCTTTGGGTCGCCAGATGAGTTTTCAGACTTTCTTTGCTACAGTATTTAATGCTTGgctaaaaagaaacacatttttccagacCAGACAGCCCAAGGGGTCAAGCATGCAAAGCAAGCCTATGTGACAGAGGGGAAGCTGCTTCTCCCATGCTTGTAAAGCAGAAAGCACCAGGTCAGGACCGGATTTAGACtggaattaatttttttcaagcTAGCACCAGCTatcagctcaaccaaccagCCGAGGATGGCAGAAGGCAGACTTGATGGGCAGTAATATATGGAATACAAAGCTGTTGGTTTGTGTCTTGTAAAAAGTGGATCAccagaaaaaagggggaaacacTGTTTTAATGAATGATAGTATTGAAAAGTTCCAAAGATTCAAAAAataatacctttttttttttttacgaggCAGGTGCTTATGAGTGGAATGACTTCATTAAATGATTGCAAGTCAGCTCCTACATGCTAAGTTGCACATATACAGTACATTTCACAATGCTACATGTCATTTGGCAGATGCTTTTGTCTTATTGAAAGTATAAGTACAACTCAAGCAAAGATCTACACAGGAGTGATCAACATTAGTAAGTGCCACGAAGGGCTTCAAGTCCAATCGGACACAGGTGTGGCCATGTAGTGCTAGAGGCAATGCTCATGGTGTCTCTGCAGAttgaatggagttgggtaatttaTTCCACCATCAAAGTTAGGAAGAAGAGTTTCCTGGCTTAGGGCCCTAATGTGATTAAAGTATCGGTCGACTTTTGCTTGGTGAGCATAGTGAGCTAGAGGGAGTGTAGACCTAGATGAGGGATTCCAGGTAAACAGAAACAGTTTACTGCTTTGTAaacaatgattagagttttgagtTTGATACGAGCTGAAGTCAGTGTAGAAAGGTAAACAGAGGGGTGACATAAGCGGTCTTAGATTATGAAGACCAGACATGCTGCTGCATTCTAGATGTCTAAACGTGCATGCAGGGAGGCCTAACAGTAATGAAGTGCACTCGTCAATCATATTACAGGGGCTGTGTTGCATGCTCTGTcaggtagggtctgatcctcttgatgttatAGAGGGTAAATCAGCAagaccgagcaatcgaggccacatgaaccttgaaggttagctggtcatcaatcatgacacccagatttcaGGCAGATTTGGTGGATATTGATCCGTGGTTGCATGGTGGGCCTTGCTGTAATGATAATAAGCTCAGTCTTGgacaggttgagctgaaggtgacatGCCTTcatccatttaaaaaatataattaaggCAGGATGGAGATAGCTGAGACAGCTGTGTCATCTAGTGGAAAGGGTAGGAAAAGCTGTGTATTGTCTGCAtcgcagtgataagaaaagccatgcgAGTGGATGAAAACTGAGAAAAGAAGGGGAACTAGCActgacccttgaggcacccctgttgataagctaTATGGTTTGAGACTCCTCCCCTCAGTGATACTCTAATTCAAGTTCTACCTGTGAGGAAGAACTTGAATCACTGGATTGGCCTCCCCTAAAGAAAGACTGATTTCACAAATATGTGTACCTGAAAATATCTAATTTAGTCAGTGTGTAGGGGattgtttgcaattttttatcataaaaaacaacaaagttccCTAAATAGGATgccaagaatttttttttatgttgatgtgATTACAACAGGCATCAACATTGATTATTTTAACCAGTATTACATCAAGGTTTACAACTCTTCTATCATTATAAAATGGTACAGAAATTTCCACCGCACACTGCAAACTGTAGAACATCTCTGACTGATACCAAGGACACACTGTTTGGGAATTCACTCTGAGTTCTATTTGTGTTGAGAGGATGGGCGGATTAAAGCGAGCTGGATAGAATAcaataaaagcaaatattttaagagtaaaaacaaagGGGAAAGGGTGATCTCCCCgtactgtctctctctctcactatGTAGTTTGTGAGTCTAAGCTGGCACAGCTCCACTCAGAGACAAACAGTCTTTCCTCGCTGCAGTCCTGGACATTTGGCACTTCTCCTTTGGATCTATTCCACTTCTCACAAGGGCACAGCAGTTTGTGAAGCAAAAGTTTAACTACTCCCACCCACGCAATACTCAAGGGCCAGCACTGAGTATTAAGCAGAAATATATGCACACACTGCAGCGGTCAGGAATGTGTGGCAATCTTGAGATTATTCAACTACCTACCATCACATTACACTACCCCAGCAGGTCAGGGGAGATTTAGAGGCAGACAGACTTAAGTGGAGCTGTGAGGTGAGGGGCTGTGAGCAGGGGCACTCCAACTCAAGTGACTGATAAGTGTTATACACCACTTACGCTAGGGCTCAGAGTAGAGACGTAGGCAAATATGGAAGTAGAAAAGTTAACAAAGACACCACAGAACTGCTGAATTTTTCTCTCagagttttaaagtcaaaagcAGAACAAAATGAGCACCTCTGGCAAATAAGCCTCAGAGAGACAGCCTGAATGCTGAAATACAATTGGAAATAGGCTTCAACAAACAAGCTTTGACACCAACACAGGTgatatgaaaaacagcaaatgttTGTTATTTGTGCATCAGTGCTCGAATAAACTAATTAATTCTGTATCCTGCGTCTGTATCTGCCAACGGACTCTAACGGCAGTTTTAAAGGcttattttgggggctttttgcctctattttgGACAGTGTAGTTTATAGTGTAGGAAAGTGgggaaagagagtggggaggaCATGTGAGAAAGGCTGGCTGCCTGCTTAAAGGGCTTTAATTTGCATGAGATACAATGTGACCACTCTCACACCAACACCCAAGGAgagctttttgcaaatttaagaataaaaaatcaAAGACACCATGAACATGTATGAGCATCCACACATCAACAAAGATATTGCTAGACTAACCTGTTTTCACAGTTTTCAGTCGTGTGACTGCACAGAGGCCTGGAGAGCAAGAAACAGCCTAAAACAAAGGCAACTACTgcaagaggggtctggctgcagaccgtacatttcTGTTGCCCCCTCTTGTAGACTTGATGTGACACACTgtgtcagaacagaagtgccATAATGTGCCGGTACAAtgtatttacagttttagattttttatatgattcagctttattcataagCAAAGTCTGACagttgcattcatgaaataaccacattgcaaaatTACAGACCAAGCACCGTTTCCtacataaaacagagaaaaagatcagaggttgTTAGCTAAGctcaagctaacatagctatgctagctacgtaattaacattactacagaAGTGAATGCAGCTAAATTAGCCTTAGCAAGCTTTAGTAAACGTAACCAAAGCTAACATACCTACATAAATCACGTATCTACATAGCGTATACAGCTTCTTTGTGATCTCAGCTTTGCTATGTTATTTAGTTTTGGCAAACaaagcttaagctaacttagctacgtaggtacgtagctgctttgtacATTACCACAGATGAAAATTAGCTTTATAGCTAACTCTGGCTtgacagggttttttttttgcattgcccctgtcaaataaactaataaactaaaaaactacTTACTTTACCTGTGTAGCTTACGCAGATAACAGATctgtatgctacatttgctacactAGAATGTTTtccatggaggacaagcttttttcccgTCAGCAGACTGTTTGGTCGGCTTCATTAAACATTATGTAATCGGGTTTTGCAGGTAACTCCCAACTTTTGCTATTCTAACATTACCTTCAGccttaaccctaaacagaaagttttagcatgtatgtTTCGTTCTTACTGAGGGGGCGTTTCACATCTACGGTATGGGAGAGGGGACATCTAAgctgtatggtctgcagccagactgccaTGATTTGCTAAGTTCTAAAAAATCTGAGCCAGAACTTAACTTTGGTGATATTTACATACTGTACTAGTATATCTTCAGTAGGCCTAGTGGAGAATCCTTCTCCTTACACTGCTTTCTGGATGACAGTCTAGAAAAGTATAGACTGTTTTTTATAGTTCATAATGTCTTTCGGTCAATAATGTTGCAATAATTATGGGAAGTAAAGGGTGAGAAATTCAGCACCAGTTACAGTTGTATAAGGATCACTGCCAGCTGTCAGTGTTCTGGTGCTGTAAAGTTAGACAGTCAATTCTGATCAGGTTAACACATATTTGATGTCAGGATAGGAGATGTCTGTTTGGTGTTACTGTTCTGCTCTAGGAATAGCAGAGTGTTTGACaatattaatctgttttttgCTCCTCTCTGGGTTTTATTCATTTGATGGGGTTCTGTAGGCTTTTCTCTCCATTATTGCAACCAGTTGAAcaactgtttttcattaaaaataaaataataataactcgTGGTTGGGTCCATGAGTGTGTAACATCACACGAAAGCAATGGataatttttgtttaattgaataCATTAAGTGTTGTCCAACAAAGCTGGAAGGTAAATGGATGAACTCTTGAAAAAGTGGTGGGTCTGGATCAAAAAGGGGGTGATGGAGTGTTCGGACACCCAAAATATGCTTGTCATAATGGAAAACGGAGTAAAACATGCATGCAAGTCCTCCCAGGGTGACTTCAATGATGTGAGTTGTAGGCATgctttttcctgtttctttgttcaatCAAATGTTTGgttccatctaaggtccaaCTTTAAGTGGTTGAAAATTTTACTAAaatttgggccaaaaattttTCATAAAGGAAGGAGGTGGTGGTTCCTAAGGCTGGACCAGTAGAGAACTACTTCTTTAAATCATATTGCCAGAAATATGCGGATGCCACAGAAAGTTCCTTCAAACACAACTCTTCCTATTTATTGCATAACTTAACAAGCAAATGGCAGATTCAAAGATGAATGTGAATGCTGGTGGACATACATCCAAAGCTGTCAGCTGCATACTCTGTCGGTCCCTCATTATCATTCCCTGGCCCTCTTACACTTCAATAATGAGAAGATTGTTTTCCTCTCTGGTCTAATCATCTAATATCGCCCTTTATAGTGTTTCCTTCCTCACGCTGCAGCTCTTTCCAGCTCAGCTTCTGTCAAAACTAAGCTGATTGGGCCAAATCAAGACTGAAATCAAATTAAAGCCCATTGTCGATGCTCATGGCTCCGTCGCTGACATGAAAGGAGGACCACACAGAGGAGATAACAGAAACTCAGAGTCGCTGCTTTGacatgaaagaaaataacagtCAAAGCAGTGGGTGGGTGAGGGGATTTCTTACTCAAAATAACCATGTAAGAGATACCACCTACTCTTCTTCACTGACATAACTGTATAAATACACACTGGCGTTGTCTTAATGCACCAAGTATGCAGCCATTTAAAGTATACTTTAACAGCAGAGGAGTTTTTCTATTAATATTCCCTCTTTCAATGTTTATCTTTTTCAGAAAATCTTCTATTTCAATTATTCTAGGAGGTAGCAGAGGGTCTTAGAGGAAGGTTATGATATGAATCTCTTTGTATGGACTCAGCTGAACATGCAGAGTCGTGGTCCAGCAGATGTCTGGGTGTGATTGGACAGCAGTTAGGCAGCCGTCAGAATACACTGGGTGATAATTTAGCCCTGCCCCTGCAGTGACATGATAATAACGCGCTCATATCCTGCTGTGATTCTCCTGATCGGCTGACAGTCAAGCACAAAAGAGCCTGAATCCATTAGTGATGGGGAGGCGCTTCTGCAAATCTGTTCAACATACAAAAGAAGGGATGTATTAAATATTCCCAGCCAAGAAGTGTAATAATTCACAAtgtgaacaaaaaataaaactgttctaTTGCAAAGGAGAATGCCCTCACCTCTAACATTATAATAAATATTCCATAGCAGTAAATAATAGATGAGTCAATAACACTGTATCAGTTTCCACCTTGGCCTCATTACTCATACACACTCACATACTCAAATGTGCTATATCCCAGCTATACCCCCAAGCAATTAGCTGTTGTAAAATATCAGGGGGCTAGTTACTCAGGcatgtatttcatatttttattggtttatttgGAGACCTGAATGCAGTCCAAGccacagcaaacacagcctCAGCAAATCCCCAAGCTCCTCCACGGTCAGCAAAGTAATTGGGGAGGGAGTCCCAAAGGGTCCGGGCTCACTGCTGAACCCTCAGCTACAGACAAGTTAAAATGGCAGCAGAGGTAGATAGGAGTTAGTGTTAGCATGGAAGTGTGTATGTGGAGGATGTAAGTACAGGAGGGAGCTTGAATACTTTGTGTGAATAGGCCCTGCAGTCTTTAGAGACTCGCTGGTTGGCCGGGAAACCATCTGGTTCCCCAGCCCCCAGCTGCAACGCCTATGGCTCACCATTTCTATGGGGATGTAAAATTCCGCTTAAGGGAGGGGGGCTATGTGGGCTGAAGGGATGCCAATTTAAGCCCCACTGCTCAAAATTAGTTAATTAACTCTATCTCTCACACAGAGAGAAACTTCCTTTGTAAGAAATTCTGCCATTCATCACAATCCAGTTCATTTTATTCTAAAGCATTGCCAACTATCAGCTTTTGAAATTAGCAGGGACTCTTAAATGTGGGATAAAAGGCTCCATTAGTGAATCCATagcattaaattaaaaagaacacaaaataaGGGTTCAAAAAAGTTTCCGAATTTTGGTCTGAGTTTTAAAATAGGCTTTTTTAACTGATAATATTGAGATGATATGTTTGGATTTCTGGACATAATTATTTTCTGCCTTACAAAGTCAAGAAAAGGCTAATCAGATTCCCAGTCACTCTTCCAGCTGCCGGTCAGGGAGAAGACGTCTATGTGTATGTGTTATTAAAACAGACTAAGCATGTCATGGGATCTACTCatattttaatgaacaaataacatcatatacatatttatatacaTACAAAGTGTTTCAGGTTTGCACACTGACTCTGTGCACTGACACAAAGTGGTCATATCCTGAGGTGATGATAAATCGAAGGTGGGTTGCACTGCTGCCGTTCAGCTGAAAAAGAAAGATAGATATAGTAGGTGTTTTTCCTCTTAATGCTATATTTTTCACATCTTTTATataacactgattttattttgactcACCGATAGAGTATTTGACTGAAGATGTCCCTCTGTACGATCTAACTCTACAAGACAAACAGTTTTTTTCATCCTCCGTTTAATTCTCCTTTGATATTAAATTCTGAAATCATAAACTATACATGGATGCCTCCCTTACCTTTTTCTGTGACAAACTCAAAATGAGAAGCATTCGGTGAGGTGTTCTTTTCTATCTTTAGATGTTTAACTGcaagggagaaaaacagaattatcAATACTTTTAAACAGGGACCTTACACAGGAATGACAtaccttatatatttttgttttaagataATAACAGGAAATACTTTCCCAGCTTCTTTCAGTAAATATAAAGAAACTGTGAATACTATTTTAAGGCCGACATAAATTGATACTTACAATAAAAATCgtaaatgtgttaaatgtggtGGAAGACATGTTTTGTGTGTTATTTCGAGCAAATTGACTGAATTGTCTGAATTAACCATCTGGCAAATCTGTTGTTTAATTTGGAGAATCCACTTCAATTCAAAAgaataaactgaataaaaataggttatgttttatttatggcTGTAGGTCACTCATTGTCTGTCCGCAGGTTGTTACAGTACTGCTTGTTCTCtcaaaaaggcataaaaagcttGCTTTGACTTTAACCGTTGAAAGTACATCTAGCATATAATGTGCATGTGACCCGGAGAAATCACTTTTAAATTTTCAGAACtgaatgtctttatttaaaaagaatacATCTATCATTTATTGTACAATGAAATGTTTTACTAGTTTTATGCCTACTCCCAAAACAAATAGCCTGTCACAATAAGATGAACAGTTAAGGGAGACTTGatgttctttacaaaaaaaaaaaaaaaaaaatgtgtttacatgTAACAATATAGCtatctaacctgacatgccagatggatgtgtttcacacatctatctgggaaagcttcaataggaaatgtttgagaaaaggcagaggctttgaaaaaaactctgagtgtgattgggtgaacgttctgtctgtcacatctctacgggccaatcagagcaacaaaacatgtgacgcagccgctatcaagctgtgcgtgcacagctactgaggaataacacaaaacatggcgactatagacatgtaagtactcgacttttgtcgtttttgaaaagaaaacaactcactgctgttctttgttcttcttttaacgaagaaatgtcatcaagttctgataaaactggtgttttagcagcatccacgctaatctcttcctccataattgcaccagctaTTGCTGCTActtgtttatgtcatgactctgctgcgcctgaaagtactgccccttgtcgctgactggtcctgtcactttctaagtgggcccaaacggttcagatgggagctttgtaagatggatttgccagagaaaaacaagtaaacggacgtatccatctgctttgcaaggttaatagaTATCAGGATCagccaaaatgagtttggaaatataaGCACGTCAGATGTTGACAAAATGTCAATATTGTGCAATTTCAACAACTATTTAATTGATTGTCATGATATTGTGTAATATTTGTGATCTTCTGATGTTGAGTCCCAATAACTTACTTATTCtaatttttatagtttttttctCATGCTACTTTAAGGTTGATTTTGTGGTTTTGAATGCAGTATCTAAACAGCTGTTGAATacattttccattaaaatttcTACACTGATGCCTCGtttctttttactttcaaactagcATTCACAAAAGGTCAAATTCCAATTTGTTGTTACTTGGCATTATAAccaaatacactgcctggccaaaaaaaaaaaagtcgccaccaaaaaaaggtcacacactctaatattttgttggacggcctttagctttgattacagcacgcattcgctgtggcattgttttgataagcttctgcaatgtcccaagatttatttccatccagtgttgcattaattttaatattgatgatgggagagtctgaccactgcgcaaagccttctccagcacatcccaaagattctcaatggggttaaggtctggactctgtggtggccaatccatgtgtgaaaatgatgtctcatgctccctgaaccactctttcacaatttgagcctgatgaatcctggcattgtcctCTTTGAATACGCctgtgccattagggaagacaaaatccattgtttaagaaatgagaagttactcattgcatcagctggggttaaataacttgttgccataACTGTTGTGGGATGTGATGTAGAATCATTCTCTGCTTTGTGCTACTGTGCAGACAACAGAGATGGAAAAGAACAAGAGAACTGTTCTCAAGTATAagtgcagttactctggttaaaacttagtTAAGTGGGagtaaaaatactgatttcaaaatgtactcaaaaaataaaagtacccCAAATTTACTTAATTACAGTAATtggagtaaatgtaattagtctGTTTCCTCTCCTGGTTACCAAgtgtgaaaaggcccagacaaaagaaacgCAGTCAaacttgaccttggctgccactGCGTCAAGATGACTTTGCCTGACCTCTCCAGGCCTAGGTTGTGGCATGTCCAGCACTGTGATAAATCGTTAGTgtcaaacatgcctaaaagttatgtagctacatgtCTGTATTTTCATTGTGTAATGTTTAAATTTGAAGATATCTATTGAGTATTTAAAACTATGGTATGAATACAGATCCTCCGATCTAAACAGTCTTTTATCAGTTAAGTTTTGACGCTGATGTCCAAACTTATGTTCACCATGTGCTGTGGGGAGTTTGTGTCAGCTCTCAAACAGAGAGAGTAGAGAGTTACACACTAATCTTAAAGCTTACATACCATTGTAGCTGTCAACAGTTACTGCAGTAATGTTTGTGGTATCGGCAAGGCGAAT
The Cheilinus undulatus linkage group 5, ASM1832078v1, whole genome shotgun sequence DNA segment above includes these coding regions:
- the LOC121509921 gene encoding intraflagellar transport protein 25 homolog; the protein is MIDSAKTVVATSSDENHPPENITDRNAGTFWVTTGMFPQEFIIRLADTTNITAVTVDSYNVKHLKIEKNTSPNASHFEFVTEKELDRTEGHLQSNTLSLNGSSATHLRFIITSGYDHFVSVHRVSVQT